In one window of Methanosarcina vacuolata Z-761 DNA:
- the mmrce1 gene encoding MmRce1 family CPBP family CAAX prenyl protease, translating into MVSDYRYKPQVYFAATFIVTYAFWFAGAYLSFQDEKNGLYMLFMLIGLIVPFIISFFMIFTSKNSDLKKDFINRLINLRLIRPGMLPLFFLIMPLAVLVSIFISLSFGGSVSQFQLADGFSFSTGSVPTLVFLMLAACFEELGWRGYAFDSLQSRHTYFMASIIFSILWSLWHFPLIFVNNFYQYEIYHENIWYAVNFFVGIIPMGVFVSWICIKNGKSIPAAILFHFIINICQEALNMTQTTKCIETLVITVIIAIIIVLDKEMFFSKVSPIPETQNLAPGTQNPVSEAH; encoded by the coding sequence ATGGTCTCTGACTACAGATACAAGCCCCAGGTCTATTTTGCTGCGACTTTTATCGTAACTTATGCTTTCTGGTTTGCAGGAGCATATCTAAGTTTTCAGGATGAAAAAAATGGACTTTATATGTTATTTATGCTTATTGGATTGATAGTGCCTTTTATAATCTCGTTTTTTATGATTTTTACGTCAAAAAATTCGGATTTAAAAAAGGATTTTATTAACAGGCTTATCAACCTCAGGCTAATAAGGCCAGGAATGCTTCCACTATTTTTCTTGATAATGCCTCTAGCTGTTCTCGTATCTATCTTCATTTCGCTTTCGTTTGGAGGATCAGTTTCGCAGTTTCAACTTGCTGATGGTTTCTCTTTCTCGACAGGGTCTGTACCTACGTTGGTTTTTCTTATGCTTGCCGCATGTTTTGAAGAGCTCGGATGGAGGGGATATGCATTTGACAGTTTGCAGAGCCGGCACACCTACTTCATGGCATCAATAATTTTCAGTATACTATGGTCTCTCTGGCACTTTCCTCTGATATTTGTCAATAACTTCTATCAGTATGAAATTTATCATGAAAACATATGGTATGCAGTGAACTTTTTTGTCGGCATTATCCCTATGGGAGTATTTGTCAGCTGGATATGCATTAAAAATGGAAAAAGTATTCCTGCAGCAATTCTCTTTCACTTTATCATAAATATCTGCCAGGAAGCACTGAATATGACTCAGACGACCAAGTGCATTGAGACTCTGGTTATTACTGTAATTATTGCTATTATTATTGTATTAGACAAAGAGATGTTTTTTTCAAAAGTAAGCCCTATTCCTGAGACTCAAAATCTCGCTCCTGGAACTCAAAATCCGGTTTCTGAGGCTCACTAA
- a CDS encoding MFS transporter, which produces MTDESEKMTVEQKNLYSLFLFIWFGQFISVIGTGLTIFSLGVYVYQQTNTTSSYVFILMCVFLPPFLLKPYGGILADRYDRRLMMILGDLGATLGLLFIFFMMLKGNIQLWQIYLGIATSSVFSAFQEPAYKALITDLLPEAQYARASGLVQLASSAQYLISPFLAGVLLTIIDIKFIFLIDTTTLLISSSIVIWIRNISGKVKIDQHKQNIIADLKEGMKEFSNNRGVVNLVIITMITLFFVGLLQSLFIPLLLSLTTVKTVGISQSICASGILIGSLFIGVFGSKNRYVKTLSISLFLSGIFFANLGLSKNIIFVTLAGFMFFATLPFINTSIEVLIRKNIDNRKQGRVWSLISMITYLGSIMAFAVAGFLADKIFNPLLEVDGLLAETAGLIAGTGENRGIALMFIISGLMISMIALLIWQNEKIKKLEYIESQDQGMNLSFQPG; this is translated from the coding sequence ATGACAGACGAATCCGAAAAAATGACGGTTGAACAAAAAAATCTTTATTCCTTATTTTTATTTATCTGGTTTGGACAATTTATCTCAGTAATAGGCACCGGGCTTACCATTTTCTCTTTAGGGGTATACGTATATCAGCAAACAAATACTACTTCCAGCTATGTTTTCATACTAATGTGTGTCTTTTTACCGCCCTTTCTGCTAAAGCCCTATGGGGGTATACTGGCAGACCGTTACGACAGACGTTTAATGATGATTTTAGGAGACTTAGGAGCAACTCTTGGGCTTCTTTTCATATTCTTTATGATGCTAAAAGGAAACATTCAACTCTGGCAAATTTACCTTGGGATTGCAACAAGTTCTGTTTTTTCGGCTTTTCAGGAACCAGCCTATAAAGCTTTAATTACTGACCTCTTACCTGAAGCTCAATATGCCAGAGCAAGTGGGCTGGTGCAGCTAGCAAGTTCTGCTCAATATTTAATTTCTCCTTTTTTAGCCGGAGTTTTGTTAACAATAATTGATATTAAATTTATATTCTTAATCGATACCACCACTCTCTTAATTTCCAGTTCTATTGTCATCTGGATAAGAAATATTTCAGGAAAGGTAAAAATAGACCAGCATAAACAAAACATCATAGCGGACCTTAAAGAGGGAATGAAAGAGTTCTCTAATAATAGAGGCGTAGTTAATCTGGTTATTATTACCATGATCACACTTTTTTTTGTCGGATTGCTTCAGTCTCTTTTTATTCCACTGCTGCTGAGCTTAACAACAGTAAAAACAGTGGGGATCTCTCAATCAATATGTGCTTCAGGCATACTAATCGGAAGCCTGTTTATTGGAGTATTTGGCAGCAAGAACAGGTATGTAAAAACATTATCGATTTCTTTGTTCCTGTCAGGTATATTCTTTGCAAACTTAGGACTTTCAAAGAATATCATATTTGTTACTCTAGCAGGATTCATGTTTTTTGCCACTTTGCCTTTTATTAACACTTCTATTGAGGTCTTAATTAGAAAAAACATTGACAATAGAAAACAAGGGCGCGTATGGTCTCTCATTTCCATGATTACTTATCTTGGTTCCATAATGGCTTTTGCAGTTGCAGGTTTTTTAGCCGATAAAATTTTCAACCCTCTTTTAGAGGTGGATGGTCTACTGGCTGAAACGGCAGGTCTTATTGCTGGAACCGGAGAAAACAGGGGGATTGCCCTTATGTTTATAATCTCCGGATTAATGATATCCATGATTGCTTTATTGATCTGGCAAAACGAAAAAATAAAAAAATTAGAATATATTGAAAGTCAGGATCAAGGCATGAACCTATCCTTTCAGCCAGGCTGA
- a CDS encoding GNAT family N-acetyltransferase, whose translation MSAEIYEVVLSDFDEIIELLKQLWPDKTLNCNALMKIISNGIESKDSIYLCAKVNDKVVGFCSLIIRESLWQEDLVGHINELIIDKSFRRMNLGTELLDTAIAAAKKKGCKLIELDSAFHREDAHKFYENIGFTKRAYLFSKEI comes from the coding sequence ATGAGTGCTGAGATCTATGAAGTTGTATTAAGTGATTTTGATGAGATTATCGAGCTTCTTAAGCAACTTTGGCCCGACAAAACATTGAACTGCAATGCATTAATGAAAATAATTTCCAATGGCATTGAATCTAAAGATAGTATCTATCTATGTGCTAAAGTTAATGATAAGGTAGTCGGGTTCTGTTCTTTGATAATTAGAGAGAGTCTCTGGCAGGAAGATCTAGTAGGACATATAAATGAATTGATAATCGACAAATCATTTAGACGCATGAATCTTGGCACTGAGTTATTAGACACTGCTATTGCTGCCGCAAAGAAAAAAGGATGCAAACTAATCGAACTCGATTCGGCATTTCACCGTGAAGATGCACATAAATTCTATGAAAATATCGGCTTCACAAAGAGGGCATATCTTTTTTCAAAAGAAATATAA